A window of the Cellvibrio sp. pealriver genome harbors these coding sequences:
- the bioB gene encoding biotin synthase BioB produces MNASFAPTIRHDWTRAEILDLFAMPFSDLMFQAQSVHRAYFNPNEVQVSTLCSIKTGACPEDCAYCPQSARYDTGLEREKLMAVEKVIEEAKAAKASGATRFCMGAAWRSPKNRDMPYVTTMVKGVKALGLETCMTLGMLDENQAQELASAGLDYYNHNLDTSPEYYGEIITTRTYQDRLETLANVRKAGMKVCCGGIVGMGEEESDRAGLLQQLANMSEHPESVPINMLVKVGGTPLESEADLDPFEFIRTIAVARILMPKSHVRLSAGREQMNEQTQAMAFLAGANSIFYGEKLLTTPNPEANKDMQLFNKLGIKPEAYEVHEDESEQEAAIVNKLQEAAMDSLFYNASK; encoded by the coding sequence ATGAACGCCAGCTTTGCCCCTACTATCCGTCACGATTGGACTCGCGCCGAAATCCTCGATTTGTTTGCTATGCCATTCAGCGACCTGATGTTTCAGGCGCAATCAGTGCATCGCGCCTACTTCAATCCCAATGAGGTGCAAGTCAGTACGCTCTGTTCTATTAAAACCGGAGCCTGCCCGGAAGATTGTGCCTACTGTCCACAGTCTGCCCGTTACGACACCGGACTTGAGCGCGAAAAACTGATGGCGGTGGAAAAGGTCATCGAGGAAGCCAAAGCGGCAAAAGCCTCGGGTGCTACCCGTTTTTGCATGGGTGCGGCCTGGCGCTCACCTAAAAATCGTGATATGCCTTACGTCACCACTATGGTTAAAGGCGTAAAAGCGCTGGGGCTCGAAACCTGTATGACGCTCGGCATGCTCGATGAAAATCAGGCGCAAGAATTGGCCAGCGCTGGCTTGGATTACTACAACCACAATCTGGATACATCACCTGAGTACTACGGTGAAATCATCACCACGCGCACCTATCAAGACCGATTGGAAACGCTTGCCAATGTGCGCAAAGCAGGCATGAAAGTCTGCTGTGGCGGAATTGTCGGGATGGGCGAAGAAGAATCTGACCGCGCCGGTTTATTGCAGCAATTGGCGAACATGTCCGAGCATCCTGAATCGGTGCCGATCAATATGCTGGTTAAAGTAGGCGGCACGCCGCTGGAAAGCGAAGCCGATCTCGATCCATTTGAATTTATCCGCACCATCGCCGTAGCGCGTATTTTAATGCCTAAATCCCACGTGCGTTTATCGGCCGGGCGCGAGCAAATGAATGAGCAAACCCAGGCTATGGCATTTCTTGCCGGTGCCAACTCTATTTTCTACGGCGAAAAATTACTGACCACGCCCAACCCTGAAGCCAACAAAGACATGCAGTTATTCAACAAGCTCGGTATCAAGCCTGAAGCTTATGAAGTGCATGAAGATGAAAGCGAACAGGAAGCAGCGATTGTGAACAAGCTGCAAGAAGCTGCAATGGACTCCCTGTTTTACAACGCCTCCAAATAA
- the bioD gene encoding dethiobiotin synthase — MAKKTFFITGTDTNVGKTLIAAGLLVAAKNNGLSTAALKPVAAGCEKTDAGLRNDDALLLQSVMTVPLAYEQINPIALQAAIAPHIAAQQEKRILSADRLAGFCRGSLGQADFTLIEGAGGWRVPLNPQETLADVAKLLRVPVILVVGVRLGGINHALLTVEAIRNDGLLLAGWVANCIDADMPVLHENIQSLATRIPAPCLGVIPWLADAKPEAVAAEFIPESLSQLFSS; from the coding sequence ATGGCTAAAAAAACATTTTTCATCACGGGAACTGACACTAACGTTGGCAAAACACTCATCGCTGCCGGTTTGTTGGTCGCTGCAAAAAACAATGGGCTTAGTACCGCTGCATTAAAACCGGTTGCGGCGGGTTGCGAAAAAACCGACGCGGGTTTACGCAATGATGATGCCTTGTTGTTGCAGTCGGTGATGACGGTGCCACTAGCCTATGAGCAAATTAATCCTATCGCGCTGCAAGCCGCCATAGCTCCGCATATCGCAGCACAGCAAGAAAAGCGCATTTTATCGGCAGATCGGTTAGCGGGTTTTTGTCGCGGCAGTTTGGGGCAGGCCGATTTCACGCTAATAGAAGGTGCGGGTGGCTGGCGCGTACCGTTAAACCCGCAAGAGACGCTGGCTGATGTGGCCAAGTTATTGCGCGTTCCGGTTATTTTGGTTGTCGGTGTGCGATTGGGGGGCATCAATCACGCGCTGCTCACTGTGGAGGCCATTCGTAACGATGGTTTGTTGTTAGCTGGTTGGGTCGCCAATTGTATTGATGCCGATATGCCGGTGTTGCATGAAAATATCCAGAGTTTGGCTACGCGCATTCCCGCCCCCTGTTTAGGTGTCATTCCCTGGTTGGCCGATGCGAAACCCGAAGCGGTGGCTGCCGAATTTATACCTGAATCGCTCTCTCAATTATTTTCATCATGA
- the rimP gene encoding ribosome maturation factor RimP, whose protein sequence is MASKQELLENLIAPVVSSLGCELWGVEYLTQGRYTTVRIFIDAANGVSLDDCERVSRQVSSVFDVEDPIDGEYTLEVSSPGLDRPLYTEAHYARYVGETISVRLRIVRDGRRRFKGVITKVENGDVFLQVDNQEVQVSIDVIDRANVEPRYEELMRAHNLSDKD, encoded by the coding sequence ATGGCTTCCAAGCAAGAATTGTTAGAAAACCTTATCGCTCCTGTTGTCTCATCTCTGGGATGTGAACTTTGGGGGGTGGAATATTTGACACAGGGGCGTTACACCACTGTGCGAATTTTTATTGATGCAGCCAACGGCGTGTCACTTGATGATTGCGAGCGTGTCAGTCGTCAGGTTAGTAGTGTGTTTGATGTAGAAGATCCGATTGATGGTGAATATACCTTGGAGGTTTCATCTCCAGGGCTGGATCGTCCCCTTTATACAGAAGCGCATTACGCGCGTTATGTAGGTGAAACAATCAGTGTGCGTTTGCGTATTGTACGTGATGGCCGTCGCCGCTTTAAAGGCGTTATCACTAAAGTTGAAAATGGCGATGTGTTTTTGCAAGTGGATAATCAGGAAGTACAGGTGTCTATCGATGTTATTGATAGAGCCAATGTAGAGCCGCGCTACGAAGAATTGATGCGCGCACACAATTTAAGTGACAAAGACTAA
- the bioC gene encoding malonyl-ACP O-methyltransferase BioC codes for MINLVLIHGWGCDSRTWQPVLEPLRSIAAVTVIDLPGFGSAAALPEFSLDVVLDALAAQLPEKSVVMGWSLGGMLAVQLAARFPERIDAVITLAANAKFVASIDYPTAMPRAINRQFNQSFEQDPQATLKLFGGLLAQGDANERVLLKQLRRMETGVISPAWLQALQLLSVLDNREILAQLRQPCLHLFAEKDALVPIAAAAAIKDINPQQDIVVLDNTAHAVHWSQPQQVVDCIGKFLQQHAASGDLDKKKVAQSFSRAAQTYDSVAQLQRDIGAVLLERLPPALPEQSVVLDLGSGTGFFTQHIVYRYPHAQVIGLDIAEGMLRYASTQHVDAQWLCADAEYLPLADNSVDVIFSSLAIQWCNNLPQLFCELARVLKPGGQLCIATLGPDTLHELKMAWQKVDNYVHVNRFQSCENIVAAVEQARLVTDKLQQENRTLYYAQLNDFTRELKSLGAHNINTGKPEGLTGRARLLAFKNAYEAFRTPQGLPATYDVIYLTAHNI; via the coding sequence ATGATTAATCTGGTGCTTATCCACGGTTGGGGTTGCGACAGCCGCACCTGGCAGCCGGTGTTGGAGCCCTTGCGATCTATTGCTGCAGTCACAGTAATTGATCTACCGGGTTTTGGCTCAGCTGCTGCATTGCCTGAATTTTCTCTTGATGTGGTGCTTGACGCGCTTGCAGCGCAATTGCCTGAAAAATCAGTGGTTATGGGTTGGTCGCTCGGCGGCATGCTTGCGGTGCAATTGGCCGCGCGTTTTCCCGAGCGCATCGATGCCGTGATTACCTTGGCGGCGAATGCAAAATTTGTTGCATCAATTGATTATCCAACAGCGATGCCGCGCGCGATCAATCGCCAATTCAACCAAAGTTTTGAGCAAGACCCGCAAGCTACGTTGAAATTATTTGGTGGCTTGCTGGCGCAAGGCGATGCAAATGAACGAGTCTTGCTGAAACAATTGCGTCGCATGGAGACGGGTGTCATTTCACCTGCTTGGTTGCAAGCATTACAGTTATTATCGGTGTTGGATAATCGTGAAATTTTGGCGCAATTACGCCAACCTTGTTTGCATCTGTTTGCTGAAAAGGATGCCTTGGTTCCGATCGCAGCCGCCGCCGCAATAAAAGACATAAATCCGCAACAGGATATTGTTGTGCTGGACAATACCGCCCATGCAGTGCACTGGAGTCAACCGCAACAGGTGGTAGATTGCATCGGAAAATTTTTACAGCAACATGCAGCTAGTGGCGATCTTGATAAAAAAAAGGTTGCCCAATCGTTTAGCCGTGCAGCACAAACCTATGATTCGGTTGCACAACTGCAACGCGATATTGGTGCGGTTTTGTTGGAGCGATTACCTCCTGCGTTGCCTGAACAGTCTGTGGTATTGGATCTTGGGTCGGGTACCGGATTTTTTACGCAGCACATAGTGTATCGTTATCCGCATGCGCAAGTGATCGGGTTGGATATTGCGGAAGGTATGTTGCGCTACGCATCTACACAGCATGTGGATGCGCAGTGGCTTTGTGCCGATGCAGAATATTTACCGCTGGCGGATAACAGTGTGGACGTTATTTTTTCCAGCCTCGCCATTCAGTGGTGCAATAATTTGCCACAGTTGTTTTGTGAGCTTGCGCGCGTGCTTAAACCGGGCGGGCAATTGTGCATAGCAACGCTCGGGCCGGATACATTGCATGAATTAAAAATGGCGTGGCAAAAGGTGGATAATTACGTTCATGTAAATCGTTTCCAGTCGTGTGAAAATATTGTCGCAGCAGTAGAGCAAGCGCGACTGGTTACTGACAAACTGCAACAGGAAAATCGCACACTTTATTATGCCCAGCTCAACGATTTTACGCGTGAATTAAAATCCCTGGGGGCGCACAATATCAACACAGGAAAGCCCGAGGGACTTACCGGGCGTGCGCGCTTACTCGCGTTCAAAAATGCTTACGAGGCTTTCCGCACCCCGCAAGGATTGCCCGCGACTTACGATGTTATTTATTTAACGGCACACAACATTTAA
- the bioF gene encoding 8-amino-7-oxononanoate synthase, giving the protein MNIDQTLAPALAERRSAHLYRARKLLQSPQTPQVIVDGKPYLAFCSNDYLGLANHPDVISALQASAQTFGVGSGASHLVAGHSSEHHALEEELAAFTGRERALLFSTGYMANVGAITALVGQGDAIFEDRLNHASLLDAGLLSGARFQRFLHNDVDNLQNRLDKTDAARKLIVVDGVFSMDGDCAPLPELAALAQKNNAWLMVDDAHGFGCLGKTGAGSAEHFGLTQEQLPILMGTLGKAAGSFGAFIAGSEILIETLIQFARPYIYTTAMPPAVAAATRASLRIIQHEHWRREHLAQLIAHFRKGAAALGLQLMDSFSPIQPIVIGDEAKALLISQKLAERGILIVAIRPPTVPVGSSRLRITFSAQHAIEQVDQLLAVLADVIDAVGREVAHD; this is encoded by the coding sequence GTGAACATAGATCAAACACTCGCTCCTGCCCTTGCTGAACGTCGTTCAGCGCATTTGTACCGCGCACGCAAATTGTTGCAGTCACCACAAACGCCTCAGGTCATCGTTGACGGTAAACCTTATCTCGCGTTTTGCAGTAACGATTATTTAGGCTTGGCGAATCACCCCGATGTCATTTCCGCATTGCAAGCATCGGCGCAAACATTCGGTGTAGGCAGTGGGGCATCGCATTTGGTTGCGGGGCATTCCAGTGAACATCATGCACTAGAGGAAGAGCTGGCCGCATTTACCGGCCGCGAGCGCGCTTTATTATTTTCCACTGGCTATATGGCTAATGTGGGCGCAATTACTGCATTGGTTGGACAGGGCGATGCAATATTTGAAGACCGTTTGAATCACGCCAGTTTGTTAGATGCAGGCTTGTTAAGCGGCGCGCGCTTCCAGCGTTTTTTGCACAATGATGTGGATAATTTGCAAAACCGGTTGGATAAAACTGACGCGGCGAGAAAATTGATTGTCGTGGACGGTGTGTTCAGTATGGATGGCGATTGCGCGCCCTTGCCGGAGCTTGCTGCGCTGGCGCAAAAAAATAACGCCTGGCTCATGGTGGATGATGCGCATGGTTTTGGCTGCCTAGGAAAAACCGGTGCGGGCAGTGCAGAGCATTTCGGTTTGACGCAAGAGCAACTGCCTATTTTGATGGGCACACTCGGTAAAGCTGCAGGCAGTTTTGGTGCTTTTATCGCGGGCAGCGAAATTTTAATTGAAACGCTCATTCAATTTGCGCGGCCCTACATTTATACCACCGCGATGCCTCCGGCAGTTGCTGCAGCAACACGTGCGAGTTTGCGCATCATCCAGCATGAACACTGGCGACGTGAACACCTTGCACAACTGATTGCGCATTTTCGTAAAGGAGCGGCGGCGCTGGGTTTGCAATTAATGGATTCATTTTCGCCCATCCAACCGATTGTGATTGGCGATGAAGCCAAAGCATTGTTGATTTCACAGAAGCTGGCTGAGCGCGGCATTTTAATTGTTGCGATTCGCCCACCAACGGTGCCAGTTGGCAGTTCGCGTTTGCGTATTACTTTTTCAGCGCAACACGCCATCGAGCAGGTCGATCAATTGTTGGCAGTGTTAGCCGATGTTATCGATGCGGTGGGGCGCGAGGTTGCGCATGATTAA
- a CDS encoding carbohydrate-binding family 9-like protein has product MRFFIALAFIFFATGCAQVDNSLSVKQSTTHETIANPVRDENARLNAAQLKQSLVVDGEIDSVWAAATPLKFNTDWQGRATATPTQVRALWSQDALYLLWELENAALRNTDLDFPVEQERNKLYDEDCVEIFIAPDSANPYEYAEIEVGPFGHFMDLWVDRRRKSHESSWSSSVSVAATQNTLHKTVVIEMVIRAPDITRALVTGAQLPIGLYRLEGNNPRQYLAAFPTHTRIANFHVPDAFGVLVLNP; this is encoded by the coding sequence GTGCGATTTTTTATCGCGCTGGCGTTTATCTTTTTTGCAACAGGCTGCGCTCAAGTCGATAACTCATTATCCGTTAAACAATCCACCACACATGAAACTATCGCGAACCCTGTGCGCGATGAAAATGCCCGGCTCAATGCTGCGCAACTCAAGCAGTCACTGGTAGTCGATGGTGAAATTGATTCTGTTTGGGCAGCCGCAACACCCCTGAAATTCAATACTGATTGGCAAGGCCGTGCCACAGCAACCCCAACACAAGTGCGCGCACTCTGGTCGCAAGACGCGCTTTATTTATTGTGGGAATTGGAAAATGCTGCGCTGCGCAATACCGATCTTGATTTTCCGGTTGAGCAGGAACGCAACAAGTTGTATGACGAAGATTGTGTAGAAATTTTTATCGCGCCTGACTCTGCTAACCCTTACGAATATGCCGAAATAGAAGTCGGACCTTTTGGGCATTTCATGGATCTGTGGGTAGATCGCCGTCGCAAATCACATGAGTCTTCCTGGTCATCCAGTGTGAGTGTTGCAGCAACGCAAAATACATTACATAAAACGGTAGTGATTGAAATGGTAATCCGCGCTCCCGACATTACACGAGCGTTAGTCACGGGAGCGCAATTGCCGATTGGGCTTTATCGTTTGGAGGGCAATAATCCGCGGCAATATCTCGCTGCTTTTCCTACGCATACCCGCATCGCTAATTTCCATGTGCCGGACGCTTTTGGTGTGCTGGTGTTGAATCCCTAA
- a CDS encoding putative metalloprotease CJM1_0395 family protein, whose amino-acid sequence MINNIQSNYANTVAPFAPVGRAPVSQETTDLKSSTFRPAEQLAESGRALNRRFPDERPNDDVERDRVERGARNNGDDPAAREAAAKNRAEQERQQAERDQIEVLAARDREVRAHEQAHAAVAGQYGSSPTYSFVRGPDGVSYAVGGEVQIDTSPIPGDPEATLRKAQQLRRAANAPAEPSSQDGRVAALAAQMELQARTELAELKSAEAEQRREEIAGSDELRESGQSGQSDSATQQATSREASDAEVRARDEREREKQRIEEEEARLQADQERFETEQRLLDQRQARAEFFNEGARRNIDLNRRLIEIGVLGSDTGIGSFLNKTV is encoded by the coding sequence GTGATCAATAATATCCAGTCTAACTACGCCAACACTGTTGCGCCTTTTGCGCCTGTGGGTCGTGCACCTGTTAGTCAGGAAACCACTGATCTGAAGTCATCTACTTTTCGCCCGGCCGAGCAGCTCGCGGAATCAGGGCGCGCACTTAATCGCCGCTTTCCTGATGAGCGCCCTAATGATGATGTGGAGCGTGACCGTGTCGAGCGCGGTGCTCGTAATAACGGTGATGACCCGGCGGCTCGCGAAGCTGCAGCAAAAAATAGAGCGGAGCAAGAGCGCCAGCAGGCGGAGCGTGACCAAATCGAAGTGCTCGCTGCGCGTGATCGTGAGGTGAGGGCGCATGAGCAAGCCCATGCTGCTGTTGCTGGCCAGTATGGCAGTAGTCCAACTTATTCGTTTGTGCGCGGTCCGGATGGTGTCAGCTACGCTGTCGGTGGCGAGGTTCAGATTGATACCAGCCCCATCCCCGGTGACCCCGAAGCTACCTTGCGCAAGGCTCAGCAATTGCGTCGTGCGGCGAATGCGCCCGCCGAGCCATCTTCGCAAGATGGTCGTGTGGCAGCGTTGGCGGCGCAAATGGAGCTGCAGGCGCGTACTGAATTGGCCGAGTTGAAGTCAGCAGAGGCGGAGCAGCGCCGCGAAGAAATTGCCGGTAGCGATGAGCTGCGCGAAAGTGGTCAGAGCGGTCAGAGCGATAGTGCCACGCAGCAAGCCACTTCCCGTGAGGCGAGCGATGCTGAGGTGCGTGCTCGTGACGAGCGTGAGCGCGAGAAACAGCGTATCGAAGAGGAAGAGGCTCGTTTGCAGGCGGATCAGGAGCGGTTCGAAACAGAGCAGCGCCTACTGGATCAGCGGCAAGCGCGGGCAGAGTTTTTTAATGAAGGTGCCCGTCGCAATATCGACTTGAATAGACGCTTGATTGAAATTGGTGTGCTGGGTTCTGATACCGGTATTGGGAGCTTCCTGAATAAAACAGTGTAA
- a CDS encoding ComF family protein, translated as MPHPINPLALLSSPFALATTLANRLLPAPCLLCGLANARHPLLCPECAHALPYQSHQPYLCGCCALSMASDAPLCGKCLRYPPAFTRSCIPFTYDYPFDFLIQQFKYRRQLSSGKVLARLLAEHCKHERPDFLVPVPMHWRKRWQRGFNQSELLAYWSGKQLGIPVLAAATQTRHHHSQKGLGRKERLRNQKQAFGINPAAIARLKNKHVALVDDVVTTTATARALSELLLKAGARQVDIWALARTPDR; from the coding sequence ATGCCTCACCCGATCAATCCGCTTGCTTTGCTATCTTCGCCTTTCGCTCTTGCTACCACACTGGCCAACCGGCTGCTGCCTGCACCCTGCTTGTTGTGCGGTTTGGCTAATGCAAGACACCCGCTGCTATGCCCTGAGTGCGCCCATGCCCTGCCATACCAATCTCACCAGCCTTATTTGTGTGGATGCTGTGCCCTGTCGATGGCTAGCGATGCACCCTTATGCGGTAAATGCTTGCGCTACCCACCCGCATTCACACGCTCCTGCATTCCGTTTACCTACGATTACCCCTTTGATTTTTTAATCCAGCAGTTCAAATACCGTCGCCAGTTAAGCAGCGGAAAAGTGTTAGCAAGGCTATTGGCTGAGCACTGCAAGCATGAGCGCCCGGATTTTCTGGTACCGGTTCCCATGCATTGGCGCAAGCGCTGGCAACGCGGCTTTAACCAAAGCGAGCTACTCGCTTATTGGTCTGGCAAACAACTGGGGATTCCGGTTTTAGCGGCTGCAACCCAGACTCGCCATCACCATTCGCAAAAAGGCCTGGGCCGCAAAGAGCGACTGCGCAACCAAAAGCAGGCTTTTGGGATTAACCCCGCAGCGATTGCCCGACTGAAAAACAAGCATGTGGCGCTGGTAGATGATGTGGTAACGACTACCGCCACCGCACGCGCGCTGAGTGAACTCTTGCTCAAAGCCGGTGCCAGACAAGTGGATATTTGGGCACTGGCGCGAACGCCTGATCGCTAA
- a CDS encoding serine protease: MRFFYRPLTFAFTLMASLGVAAQTDTPNTATNTTPNTAPSSAAQQLYASAQQDLLQLRVLLKNGNSQSSVGSGFLIGNSNLVVTNFHVVSQIALEPETYFGEYKDTSGKSGSIELLAVDVLHDLAIVRIARNGSGFFKVPHASANTEQPALVKLHQGQHLYSLGNPLDLGFTISEGTYNGISTRGFSDQLMFTGAVNSGMSGGPNVTADGQVAGVNVAHRRDGELVSFLVPVRYVQALLSRVTSDMAPPEDFKPIIGEQLLEHQTVMVDKLLEEPFSIKSLGPYRVPVRESDQVRCWGNTDSSAKKAYTIASINCSMESAIYVSNEMQTSHISMHHKYAHNKKLNVMQFSQLATNMFDGQVYSTAKSETITPASCTEDFIRHNNISLRALVCAEAYHKFNGLYDFTLITASTDDSQTSLQSMINIQGVAYDNGMKLISLFLQGIDRAEADKTDEPTITPASTPTSAPANGEVAP, encoded by the coding sequence ATGAGATTTTTCTACCGCCCCCTGACCTTCGCGTTCACGCTGATGGCCAGCTTGGGTGTCGCGGCACAAACCGACACCCCCAACACAGCAACTAACACAACACCCAACACGGCCCCCTCCTCGGCCGCACAACAACTCTATGCTTCTGCCCAGCAGGATTTGTTGCAATTGCGCGTATTGCTCAAAAACGGCAATAGCCAATCGTCGGTTGGCTCGGGGTTTTTGATTGGCAATTCCAATCTGGTTGTGACCAATTTTCACGTGGTATCGCAAATCGCGCTGGAACCCGAAACCTATTTTGGCGAATACAAAGACACCAGCGGCAAAAGCGGTTCCATCGAATTACTGGCCGTAGATGTACTGCACGATCTGGCCATTGTGCGCATTGCCCGCAACGGCAGCGGATTCTTTAAGGTGCCCCATGCTTCGGCAAATACCGAACAACCAGCACTGGTAAAGCTGCATCAGGGGCAACACCTGTACTCATTAGGCAACCCACTCGATTTGGGCTTTACCATTTCCGAGGGAACCTATAACGGTATCAGCACGCGCGGCTTTTCCGACCAATTGATGTTTACCGGTGCGGTGAATTCCGGCATGAGCGGCGGCCCCAACGTGACCGCAGACGGACAAGTTGCCGGAGTCAATGTGGCGCACCGGCGCGATGGAGAACTGGTGAGTTTTTTGGTGCCGGTGCGTTATGTGCAGGCGCTACTCTCCCGTGTCACCAGCGATATGGCTCCACCGGAGGATTTCAAACCGATCATTGGTGAGCAATTGTTGGAGCATCAAACCGTCATGGTCGATAAATTGCTGGAAGAGCCTTTTAGCATCAAATCCCTCGGACCTTACCGCGTGCCGGTGCGGGAATCCGATCAGGTGCGCTGCTGGGGTAATACCGACAGCTCAGCCAAAAAGGCGTACACCATCGCCAGCATCAACTGCTCTATGGAGTCGGCGATTTACGTCTCCAACGAGATGCAAACCAGCCACATCAGCATGCATCACAAGTACGCGCACAACAAAAAGCTCAACGTCATGCAGTTCTCGCAGCTCGCGACCAATATGTTTGATGGGCAGGTGTACAGCACCGCCAAGAGCGAGACCATCACACCGGCGTCTTGCACTGAGGATTTCATCAGACACAACAATATCTCGCTACGCGCGCTGGTCTGTGCCGAGGCTTATCACAAGTTCAATGGCCTTTACGATTTCACCCTGATCACCGCCAGCACCGATGACAGCCAAACCAGCTTGCAAAGCATGATCAACATACAAGGCGTTGCTTACGACAACGGGATGAAATTGATTTCGCTGTTTTTGCAGGGCATAGACCGGGCTGAAGCGGATAAAACAGACGAGCCAACAATCACCCCGGCAAGCACTCCAACAAGTGCTCCGGCAAACGGGGAGGTAGCGCCATGA
- a CDS encoding DUF2459 domain-containing protein, translated as MMPVFAIACIARALRLSVLSALLFLIASCTSVPAKQKIPVANTEHIIHFVYREWHTSILIDANTAALYSKHLKAEALGQRYIRIGWGDGNYFTGKSKSVGAATKALIASSHSALQVITYMQSPFASIPEETRVAIAISDKGMRNLLRYLDESFALDESGQPIPLQAYVEDAGHFYRASGHYSVFSNCNTWSGRALQAAGLPVRSSLQLTAQSVFEQASYISHHQQALGLVDQLE; from the coding sequence ATGATGCCTGTTTTTGCTATTGCATGTATTGCGCGCGCGTTGCGATTAAGCGTGTTGTCTGCCTTGCTGTTTTTAATAGCAAGTTGCACATCTGTACCTGCAAAGCAAAAAATACCTGTCGCCAATACGGAACACATTATTCATTTTGTTTATCGCGAATGGCACACCAGTATTTTGATCGATGCAAATACCGCTGCGCTTTACAGTAAGCACTTAAAAGCAGAGGCGTTGGGGCAGCGTTATATCCGCATCGGTTGGGGCGATGGCAATTATTTCACTGGGAAAAGTAAATCGGTCGGTGCAGCAACCAAAGCCTTAATCGCCTCCAGCCATTCAGCGTTGCAGGTGATTACTTACATGCAATCGCCTTTCGCATCCATTCCGGAAGAGACGCGTGTGGCTATCGCAATCAGTGACAAAGGTATGCGCAACTTGCTTCGTTATCTGGATGAGTCGTTTGCGCTGGATGAGTCCGGGCAGCCTATTCCCCTGCAGGCCTATGTTGAAGATGCGGGGCATTTTTATCGAGCGAGCGGCCATTACAGTGTGTTTAGTAATTGCAACACCTGGAGTGGTCGCGCGCTTCAAGCTGCAGGGTTGCCGGTGCGCAGCAGTTTGCAGTTAACGGCGCAGAGCGTATTCGAGCAGGCCAGTTATATATCCCATCACCAACAGGCACTTGGGTTGGTTGATCAGCTGGAATAG
- a CDS encoding FHA domain-containing protein → MNQPVFIEQLTPDGEVLHRTKVTHLPARIGRAYDNEVILDDPHTAAHHAQVELNQLDELIISDLGSYNGLALGKNRERFFVVDGEHIYRLGHTHLRIRTADYPVAAEVTDSTNHHWEGWLPALTGLLLLLMTGLLSTWLADLNQGTLSKYLLELVSVFGFAIGWSGVWALFSRLFNGHARFGRHLFIVSAGLAFLELWEHGSGLLAYAMSWESLQTFSAHPMIFICAVVLYFHFITAGNKQPKRLQLVLAAIAILGSAIAMTKEYQASNHLAGELYMSNIYPPAVRISRDHSLDEFMNDMEALKEKVDNARKTDPKE, encoded by the coding sequence ATGAACCAGCCCGTTTTTATCGAACAACTGACGCCGGATGGCGAGGTATTGCACCGCACCAAAGTAACCCACTTGCCTGCACGGATCGGGCGCGCCTATGACAACGAGGTTATCCTTGATGACCCGCACACCGCCGCGCACCACGCGCAGGTAGAGTTGAACCAGTTGGATGAGCTGATTATTTCAGACCTAGGTAGCTACAACGGTCTCGCGCTGGGTAAAAACCGCGAGCGGTTCTTTGTGGTCGATGGCGAGCATATTTATCGCCTCGGACACACTCATTTGCGTATCCGCACAGCCGATTATCCGGTCGCGGCTGAAGTGACCGACTCAACCAACCATCACTGGGAAGGCTGGCTGCCTGCATTGACCGGCCTGCTCCTGTTGTTGATGACAGGGCTTCTGAGCACATGGCTCGCTGATCTGAACCAAGGCACGCTGAGTAAATACTTGCTGGAGCTAGTCAGTGTGTTCGGGTTTGCAATTGGCTGGAGCGGGGTCTGGGCCTTGTTCAGCCGCCTGTTCAATGGCCATGCGCGTTTTGGCCGTCACTTGTTTATCGTCAGTGCCGGCTTGGCGTTTCTGGAGTTATGGGAGCATGGAAGCGGCCTGCTCGCCTATGCAATGAGCTGGGAATCACTGCAAACGTTTAGCGCCCATCCGATGATTTTCATCTGCGCCGTCGTGCTTTATTTCCACTTCATCACCGCAGGCAACAAGCAGCCAAAACGGCTGCAACTTGTTTTGGCCGCAATCGCCATTCTCGGCTCTGCCATCGCCATGACCAAAGAGTACCAAGCCAGCAACCATCTGGCGGGAGAACTTTATATGAGCAATATTTATCCACCTGCAGTGCGCATTAGCCGCGATCACAGTTTGGATGAATTCATGAATGATATGGAGGCACTGAAAGAAAAGGTTGATAACGCACGAAAAACGGATCCAAAAGAATAG